The genomic interval TTTCATCGCAGGAGCAGTTACAATCACGGGTTCTTTGTTCGTCAGTGAAGTTGTGTTTTGTATCTGAATTGGTATATGTCAAAAGAAGGTATAACAATTTTATCCAGCCTCATTTTCAGTCTTTCGGTGGTCTCTCTTGGTGGTCCGATCTTGGGAGAACTGGTGGCGACGCTGCCACCGTTTTTTAATGTCAAGAACGCCATCCGATCCGCACAAGAATTGGGATTGGCGTACGAAGAAGTATCCTTTCCTACGGGCGACGGTATCATCCTGCGAGGCTGGTATTTTCCCGTCGAAGGCGCGGATGCACCCGCCGTTCTGTATGCTCCCGCCACGTCGAAAGATCAACGCTCCGGCCTATCCCTGGTGCTCCCGCTGCACGAGGCGGGATTCAACGTGCTGCTCTTCAGCTACCGCGGCTACGGCATGAGTGACGGCAACATCCATGGTTTTTCCTACGGCGCACGCGAAAGTCTGGACGTGGATGCAGCAGTACGATACCTGCACCAGGAAAAAGGGGTTCAGAGAATCGGCGCACTCGGCCACTCCGCCGGCGCAGTATCGATCATCCTCAGCGCCGCACGCAATCCCGGCATCGACGCCGTCGTGGCCGCCTCTCCCTTCCGTTCCATGGAAGAAATATGGAACACGAACCGTCCGGCTATCATCCCTCTGCCCCTGTTCGAGCTGATGATCCGCACGTCGGAATTTCTGAAGGGCTTCTCGAGGGATCAGGTCCGGCCGCTCGACGTGATCGCCGACATCGCGCCCCGCCCGCTGCTGATCATCCACGGCATCGACGACAAACGCATCACCATCGAACAAGCGCAAGCCCTTTTCGACGCCGCCGCAGAACCGAAGCAAATGTGGTTGTTCGAGGACATCGGCCACGCGCAGGTTCGGACGGTCGTGATGGACGAGCACATCGATGCGATCATCGCATTCCTCGACGATGCGCTGAACTGACTTACACGTTACAGCCACGATAACCCATTTTCACATCGAGGTGAATCAAACGAGGGCTGCCCTTGAGGGCAGCCCTCTAACGTTTGAACTCGACTGCGTCAGCGCCGGCGCGTACGGTGCGTTATGGTCGCATCACCGACTCCGAACACCTGCGCGGATAAATCGTAACCTGCCTGGACCAGTCTTTTCCCGAACATGGGACGCAAACCGGTCGGCTTGAGTACTCCGTGTACTTTGCCGTTTTCCGAAGCTTGCTGCTCCTCGAAGGTGAAGAGATCGCTCATCACCACGGTCTGACCTTCCATGCCACAGACTTCCGAGACCCCCGTCACTTTACGGCTGCCGTCGCGCAGACGCGTCTGCTGCACGATCAGGTCCACGGCCGAGGCGATCTGCTCGCGCACGACTTTGAGCGGCAGGGGCACGTCTGAGATCAGCGAAAGTGTCTCCAGGCGCGAAATCGCGTCGCGTGGGGAGTTGGCGTGCACCGTCGTCAGGGAACCGTCGTGGCCCGTGTTCATCGCCTGCAGCATGTCCAGGGCTTCGCCGCCGCGCACCTCGCCGACGATGATGCGATCGGGCCGCATGCGTAATGCGTTACGCACCAGGTGCCGGATGGGCACTTCTCCCCTCCCCTCCACGT from Anaerolineales bacterium carries:
- a CDS encoding alpha/beta fold hydrolase; the protein is MSKEGITILSSLIFSLSVVSLGGPILGELVATLPPFFNVKNAIRSAQELGLAYEEVSFPTGDGIILRGWYFPVEGADAPAVLYAPATSKDQRSGLSLVLPLHEAGFNVLLFSYRGYGMSDGNIHGFSYGARESLDVDAAVRYLHQEKGVQRIGALGHSAGAVSIILSAARNPGIDAVVAASPFRSMEEIWNTNRPAIIPLPLFELMIRTSEFLKGFSRDQVRPLDVIADIAPRPLLIIHGIDDKRITIEQAQALFDAAAEPKQMWLFEDIGHAQVRTVVMDEHIDAIIAFLDDALN